The Ziziphus jujuba cultivar Dongzao chromosome 1, ASM3175591v1 genome segment GAATAGCACTTGTCGCTGAGAACGATGAAAGGCCTGTACTCATTATTTTGGAAATCAAACCCACATCCATAATTAGTCACATATAAATCATCTTCCTCCCCACCATCATCACTATCACTTAAATTCTTATAATGATCATAAGTTGGAACATCCTTGATATCTCCAGTTGCAGGGTTCCACAAGGCCAACTGTCCGGCAAACGAAACAAGTAGGACACCGTCACAGCAACAGCAGCAGAACCGTGCGGGTGTGGGTCTGATGTGGATAACTGTTTTGACTgttgcatcatcatcatcttcgtaAACGGAAACTACACGAGTTCCTTTAAATGGGATGGAGATGAACATATAAGGATCCCTGTCACCGTCGAGGAGGGAGTATTTGGCGATGAAGTCGGAGCTATTGATTAAGGAATACAATGACTTGCACACCCTCTTCATTTTTATCACATCCACCACCGGCAACCTCATCAGAATTTCTACCGCCAAGTCTTCTGTCAGATCATATACATTAACAAAAGACTCActtcttgatgatgaagattCAGATGATAATGATTCCCCAAACTCATGATTCATCGTCATCACGATAGATGATTCATACGATATTACGATAAACTAATCTAATCTCTATaagagaagatgaagaagaagaaagaagagaataTGATGCATGGGTGGATGGATGGATGGAGTTTCAGGCATAAGGTTTAGGGATTTATTTGTGGCTGGCCTTATTGCCTCTATCGGATATAAACACTAACGCCACACCACCTATTATTTATTCTTGCAGATACAGACTTACAGTATTCTAGAATTAATTGTTTGCTGAGCTGTAAACTTTAGCTTACAGATGTAAGCTAAGCCTCGTCAATCAATACCTAAAACAACTGTTTCTCTATGTATTCTATCCTACTTTCTATGTCAGCAAATTCCATTGAAATCACTGGAAAATTGCGAAAAAATTGATGGAAACttttacatttaattaatagttttatatatatatatatatataattttatttttataattattaatgataattacCGGTTtacatgataaattttaatttataatatttaattttttattttttatattaaaattttaaaaataaattatttaaattatcatttgatatataaattatattagtaCAGGGTTGGCTTTAGGtataaatttgtaataatttgAGTTGacgtttaaaataaatatatcaatgagtaaaattattttaattaaacaaaagtgcc includes the following:
- the LOC107412078 gene encoding putative F-box protein At1g77650 yields the protein MTMNHEFGESLSSESSSSRSESFVNVYDLTEDLAVEILMRLPVVDVIKMKRVCKSLYSLINSSDFIAKYSLLDGDRDPYMFISIPFKGTRVVSVYEDDDDATVKTVIHIRPTPARFCCCCCDGVLLVSFAGQLALWNPATGDIKDVPTYDHYKNLSDSDDGGEEDDLYVTNYGCGFDFQNNEYRPFIVLSDKCYSFKTEIEIYSYKKKIWKIIQSSGIISHGVDMVYADGFCHWPGFSRLVGPNGRDVIVSFDVTNEI